One Bacteroidota bacterium genomic window carries:
- a CDS encoding DUF4918 family protein: MPDILSSKVLSFYRQLRPADLPEGIVVMLPFTDAETWRVTETFYTKYYNDNLPRVFILGINPGRFGAGVTGIPFTDPIRLETDCGILNSFTKKQEISSVFVYQMIKAFGGAEAFYSKFYINSLYPMALTFKGKNINYYDTPALLAATRQPIIENVQTQIGFGLRTDIAICWGEGKNYNYLQKLNAEFGFFKEVIPLPHPRFIVQYKRKQMNEYIERYLEVFDKI, translated from the coding sequence ATGCCCGATATCCTAAGCAGCAAAGTCCTTTCATTTTATCGGCAACTTCGTCCCGCTGATTTGCCCGAAGGGATAGTAGTAATGCTGCCTTTTACGGATGCTGAAACGTGGCGGGTTACTGAGACTTTCTACACCAAATACTACAACGATAACCTTCCCCGCGTATTTATTTTGGGTATCAATCCGGGTAGGTTTGGGGCCGGTGTTACGGGCATTCCTTTTACTGACCCCATCCGTTTAGAGACCGATTGCGGCATACTCAACAGTTTTACCAAAAAACAAGAAATAAGCAGCGTGTTTGTGTACCAAATGATTAAAGCGTTTGGCGGGGCAGAGGCTTTTTACAGCAAGTTTTATATCAACTCGTTGTACCCGATGGCTCTTACTTTTAAGGGTAAAAATATTAATTACTACGACACCCCTGCATTGTTAGCCGCAACCCGCCAACCCATCATCGAAAATGTACAAACACAAATAGGGTTTGGCCTGCGCACCGACATAGCCATTTGCTGGGGCGAAGGCAAGAACTACAACTATTTGCAGAAACTGAATGCTGAGTTTGGCTTTTTCAAAGAAGTGATACCCTTGCCGCACCCGCGTTTTATTGTGCAATACAAACGCAAACAAATGAACGAATATATAGAGCGGTATTTGGAGGTATTTGATAAGATATAG
- a CDS encoding RNA 2'-phosphotransferase — MDYKNLSKTVSMALRHSPEKLGLTLSAEGWVTVEELIAGLARLDAKWDKVALQDLEQMDVNSGKQRFEIADGRIRALYGHSTQDTQITYEPVQPPALLYHGTSPEVAQLILQEGIKPMSRQYVHLSDTVQLAKIVGSRKHKAPVVLQLDATTASADGIKFYHGNDNTWLADAISAKYIRVND, encoded by the coding sequence ATGGATTACAAAAATCTAAGCAAAACCGTATCGATGGCGTTGCGCCATAGTCCTGAGAAGCTGGGATTAACCCTTTCTGCTGAGGGATGGGTAACGGTTGAAGAGTTAATTGCCGGATTAGCGCGGTTGGATGCAAAGTGGGACAAAGTTGCCTTGCAAGATTTAGAACAAATGGATGTCAATTCCGGCAAGCAGCGGTTTGAGATTGCCGACGGACGCATAAGAGCCTTGTACGGCCACTCTACCCAAGATACCCAAATAACTTATGAGCCGGTTCAACCCCCGGCTTTGCTGTATCATGGTACTTCTCCTGAGGTGGCGCAACTGATACTGCAAGAGGGCATAAAGCCAATGTCTCGCCAATACGTTCACCTTTCAGATACCGTGCAGCTTGCCAAAATTGTCGGTTCGCGCAAGCACAAAGCCCCGGTGGTCTTACAGTTGGATGCAACCACTGCCTCCGCCGATGGTATCAAGTTTTATCACGGAAACGATAATACATGGCTGGCAGATGCCATCTCTGCGAAGTATATCCGTGTAAACGATTAG
- a CDS encoding protogloblin ApPgb, with the protein MQNNNIHGYTYGMVPDSPVDLHDLALLKKTVLFTDEDVVQLKKAGEILQDQTDAILDVWYGFVGANPHLLAYFSQNGNPNADYLAKVRTRFGKWIDDVCNRPYDQQWLNYQHEIALRHHSSKKNKTDGASAAPIIHFRYMVAFIFPISVTIRPFLAAKGHSEVEVQQMAAAWFKAITLTVILWCYPYVRDGEF; encoded by the coding sequence ATGCAAAACAACAACATTCACGGCTACACCTATGGTATGGTGCCCGATTCACCCGTTGACTTACACGACTTAGCGCTATTAAAAAAGACAGTTTTGTTTACCGATGAGGACGTTGTCCAACTAAAAAAAGCAGGAGAGATACTGCAAGACCAAACCGATGCAATTTTGGATGTTTGGTACGGATTTGTTGGAGCTAACCCGCATTTACTGGCTTACTTTTCACAGAACGGTAACCCCAATGCCGATTATTTGGCAAAAGTGCGTACCCGTTTCGGTAAATGGATTGACGATGTGTGCAATCGTCCTTACGACCAACAATGGCTTAATTATCAGCACGAAATTGCATTGCGCCATCACAGTTCAAAGAAAAACAAAACAGATGGGGCAAGTGCTGCACCAATCATCCATTTCAGGTACATGGTAGCCTTTATTTTCCCCATTTCGGTTACCATCCGTCCGTTTTTGGCTGCAAAGGGGCACAGCGAGGTTGAGGTTCAGCAAATGGCTGCGGCATGGTTTAAGGCAATTACCCTCACAGTGATTTTGTGGTGCTATCCTTACGTTAGGGACGGCGAGTTTTAA
- a CDS encoding winged helix-turn-helix transcriptional regulator yields the protein MEPSIFNPGEPHKSVESKIAVSLERVAEAIRVLLWNEAKGHGLTPIQMQLLIFLAFHPEKQRKVSYLAQEFNLTKATISDAVKILLQKGLVMKADDLADSRSYSLYLTPKGEELARTTSHFADSLQAPLEKLTVRQKEVFYEALLTLIHTLTKSGIITHQRMCYTCRFYTKSKDGAYCNLLHKPLPVEALRVDCPEHELIAR from the coding sequence ATGGAACCTTCAATATTTAATCCCGGCGAGCCTCATAAATCCGTTGAAAGCAAAATTGCAGTTTCGTTGGAGCGTGTTGCTGAGGCCATCAGGGTGTTGCTTTGGAATGAAGCAAAGGGACACGGATTAACCCCCATACAGATGCAGTTGCTTATTTTTTTGGCTTTCCACCCTGAAAAACAACGAAAGGTGAGTTATTTGGCGCAAGAATTTAATCTTACCAAAGCCACTATCAGCGATGCAGTTAAAATACTGCTTCAAAAGGGCTTGGTTATGAAGGCCGATGATTTAGCCGATTCACGGAGTTACTCACTTTACCTTACACCAAAAGGGGAGGAATTGGCGCGCACTACCTCGCATTTTGCCGACAGCTTGCAAGCACCTTTAGAGAAATTAACTGTTAGGCAAAAAGAAGTTTTTTATGAAGCCCTACTTACGTTAATCCATACGTTAACTAAAAGCGGCATTATTACACACCAGCGAATGTGTTATACCTGCAGGTTTTACACCAAAAGTAAGGATGGTGCGTATTGCAATCTTTTGCATAAGCCCTTGCCCGTGGAGGCTTTGCGGGTAGATTGTCCCGAACATGAACTTATAGCAAGATAA
- a CDS encoding TonB-dependent receptor, with protein sequence MATTKNILAFLFALIGWAATAQTYSVNGKVVDETGAPAFGVSVYLHETLQGVSTDTNGNFAIKNVKRGRYHLHVRLVGYKTIEEDIEVGDSLLPSYRFQLVPSSLEVNEVVVESNALKLSKKESSVDLITVDEGYLQKNMGTTLMNSLDNLPGINSINMGVGVAKPVIRGMAFNRVAVADNGVKQEGQQWGADHGLEIDQFSIDQIEILKGPASLIYGSDAIGGVIHLKHPVSPLEGKHSAGLLTNYKSVNQTYGISGYAQGNHKGLVYRARVTALGYGDYKVPADSFTYNRYRLPIYNNTLKNTAGTERHVAMMLGINRNWGYSHLTVSNYHQQIGVFSGALGIPRSYQLTSDGNSRNIALPNQQINHFKVISNSNIRLGRSWLEADLGYQYNQRDENSNPHNHGVGPAVKGSLAHRLKLQTYTANLRYHATTLKRFDGVYGINTSYQQNRFEGYEFLLPNFTNFSIGGFAIEKWRVNKALVLNGGLRFDYGRVDIKRHLQPVWQNADTIIGYAQRTPNVNRNFYSWSGSVGAAYNPNKHWSFKFNFGKSFRMPTPQELSVNGVHHGSFRHEMGDSSLMPEAGYQTDLGISVEKEKFLISVTPFFNYFSNYIYLRPTAEFSTLPEGGQVYRFTQTEAIYTGGEVTIEFHPVKTLHLSVTADMVYTYNVKEELPLPFTPPPSIKPEIEWEFDNVLKRFENVFVRVGYNYTFAQNRTDRNELNTPSYSLVNMGAGFDVVYKKKKRLSVSALVQNLGDARYLNHLSRWRYLNLPEPGRNFVITVTVPVLDK encoded by the coding sequence TTGGCAACAACAAAAAATATTCTGGCTTTTCTTTTTGCCCTGATCGGCTGGGCTGCAACGGCTCAAACGTATTCAGTAAATGGTAAAGTTGTAGATGAAACAGGGGCTCCTGCTTTCGGGGTTTCGGTATATCTGCACGAAACCTTGCAAGGGGTAAGTACTGATACCAACGGAAACTTCGCTATAAAAAATGTTAAACGCGGACGCTACCATTTGCACGTGCGCTTAGTGGGCTACAAAACCATTGAAGAGGATATTGAGGTGGGAGACAGCCTTTTGCCGTCTTATCGTTTTCAATTAGTGCCCAGCAGTTTAGAGGTGAACGAGGTGGTGGTGGAGAGCAATGCTCTTAAACTCTCAAAAAAGGAAAGCAGTGTTGATTTGATTACGGTTGATGAAGGCTACCTGCAAAAAAACATGGGTACAACGCTGATGAACTCGTTGGATAATTTGCCCGGTATCAACAGTATAAACATGGGAGTTGGGGTGGCAAAACCTGTAATAAGAGGGATGGCATTTAACCGCGTGGCTGTGGCCGATAACGGGGTGAAGCAAGAAGGCCAGCAATGGGGTGCCGACCACGGTTTAGAGATTGACCAGTTTAGTATCGACCAAATTGAGATTTTAAAAGGGCCCGCCTCATTAATTTACGGGTCGGATGCCATCGGCGGGGTGATCCATTTAAAACATCCGGTTAGCCCGCTGGAAGGAAAACATAGCGCAGGACTTCTTACCAACTACAAAAGTGTTAACCAAACCTACGGAATATCAGGGTATGCGCAAGGAAACCACAAAGGGTTGGTATATAGAGCAAGGGTGACGGCGTTGGGTTACGGAGATTACAAAGTACCCGCCGACAGCTTTACTTACAATCGTTACCGTTTGCCCATTTATAACAATACCTTAAAAAACACGGCAGGCACCGAGCGGCACGTCGCCATGATGTTGGGCATCAACCGTAATTGGGGGTATAGCCACCTTACGGTGAGTAACTATCACCAGCAAATTGGGGTGTTTAGCGGTGCATTGGGTATTCCCCGATCGTATCAGCTAACCTCGGATGGTAACAGCCGTAATATTGCGTTGCCCAATCAGCAAATCAACCATTTTAAGGTAATATCAAACAGTAATATCCGCTTAGGTCGTTCGTGGCTTGAAGCAGACTTGGGCTACCAATACAACCAACGCGATGAAAACTCTAATCCGCACAACCACGGGGTAGGGCCTGCGGTGAAGGGGAGTCTTGCCCATAGGTTGAAATTACAAACCTATACCGCCAACCTTCGTTACCATGCAACTACCTTAAAAAGGTTTGACGGCGTGTACGGTATTAACACCAGTTACCAGCAAAACCGTTTTGAAGGGTATGAGTTTCTGTTACCTAATTTTACTAATTTCAGCATTGGCGGTTTTGCTATTGAAAAGTGGCGGGTGAATAAAGCGTTGGTTCTTAATGGAGGGTTAAGGTTTGATTATGGTCGGGTGGATATTAAGAGGCATTTGCAGCCCGTTTGGCAAAACGCCGATACCATTATCGGTTATGCACAACGTACACCAAACGTGAACCGGAATTTTTACAGTTGGAGCGGAAGTGTAGGTGCTGCGTACAACCCAAATAAACATTGGAGTTTTAAATTCAATTTTGGTAAATCATTCCGGATGCCTACTCCGCAAGAGTTGAGCGTGAATGGGGTGCACCATGGGAGTTTCCGTCATGAAATGGGTGATTCAAGCCTGATGCCCGAAGCCGGCTACCAAACCGATTTGGGGATTTCTGTTGAGAAGGAAAAGTTCTTAATTAGTGTTACTCCGTTTTTTAACTATTTCAGCAATTACATTTACTTGCGACCCACGGCTGAGTTTTCGACGTTGCCTGAAGGTGGACAGGTGTACCGCTTTACTCAAACCGAGGCAATTTATACAGGCGGCGAGGTGACGATAGAGTTTCATCCTGTAAAAACCCTGCATCTTTCTGTAACTGCCGACATGGTATATACTTATAATGTAAAAGAAGAATTGCCTCTGCCCTTTACCCCGCCACCGTCAATTAAACCTGAAATTGAATGGGAGTTTGACAACGTATTAAAGCGTTTTGAAAATGTGTTTGTGCGGGTAGGCTATAATTACACTTTTGCCCAAAACCGCACCGATAGGAATGAGTTGAATACGCCTTCTTATAGCTTGGTAAACATGGGGGCGGGTTTTGATGTAGTGTATAAAAAGAAAAAACGGCTAAGTGTGTCAGCATTGGTGCAAAACCTTGGTGATGCACGATACCTTAACCACCTGAGCCGCTGGCGATACCTTAATTTACCAGAACCCGGCCGTAACTTTGTAATTACCGTTACTGTGCCCGTTTTGGATAAGTAA
- a CDS encoding NAD(P)/FAD-dependent oxidoreductase translates to MKLFVRSRRTFFKRALWLLAGSFISTKIFNQTKYPIHMNPHPTYDVIIIGGSYAGLPAAMALGRSLRSVLIIDSGNPCNRQTPHSHNFITHDGDTPAEIANLALEQVLAYSTVKLKKGLATNATQLDSGGFAVSIDNTETVIAKKLVFATGMSDEMPAIKGFAECWGISVLHCPYCHGYEVKGLETGILANGDMAYEFAKLISNWTDKLTVFTNGPSTLKAEHTAKLIAKEIEIVTKEIAEIKHENGKATQLLFTDGSSQPIKAIYARPAMKQHCNLPEQLGCELTEMGHIKVDFMQKTTVKGIYAAGDCTSPLRAVAAAVASGNFAGAALNKEMIEESF, encoded by the coding sequence ATGAAACTGTTTGTACGCTCACGCCGCACCTTTTTTAAACGTGCATTATGGCTGTTAGCGGGCAGTTTCATTAGCACGAAAATATTCAACCAAACAAAGTACCCTATTCACATGAACCCTCACCCAACTTACGATGTAATTATTATAGGAGGCAGCTACGCCGGCCTTCCAGCGGCAATGGCACTTGGCCGTTCACTAAGAAGTGTTTTAATAATAGACAGCGGTAACCCCTGCAACCGCCAAACCCCGCATTCTCATAACTTCATTACCCACGACGGGGATACACCTGCCGAAATTGCAAATCTGGCTTTAGAACAAGTGCTTGCCTATTCAACCGTTAAACTAAAAAAAGGACTGGCGACCAATGCCACACAACTTGATTCGGGAGGATTTGCAGTTAGTATCGATAACACAGAAACTGTAATAGCAAAAAAACTAGTATTTGCAACAGGAATGTCCGATGAAATGCCTGCTATTAAAGGCTTTGCTGAATGTTGGGGAATATCTGTGCTACATTGCCCGTATTGTCACGGTTATGAAGTAAAAGGACTTGAAACCGGAATACTTGCCAATGGAGATATGGCTTATGAGTTTGCAAAGCTAATCAGCAATTGGACAGACAAATTAACGGTATTTACCAATGGCCCCTCAACACTAAAAGCCGAACACACCGCCAAATTGATTGCAAAGGAAATTGAGATAGTAACAAAAGAAATTGCAGAAATTAAGCACGAGAATGGGAAGGCAACCCAACTACTGTTTACCGATGGGAGTTCACAACCTATCAAGGCAATCTATGCACGCCCTGCAATGAAACAACATTGTAACCTGCCTGAGCAACTGGGGTGTGAACTTACTGAAATGGGACATATTAAAGTTGATTTTATGCAGAAAACCACAGTAAAAGGGATATATGCTGCCGGTGATTGCACAAGTCCGTTAAGAGCAGTTGCAGCAGCCGTTGCAAGCGGAAACTTTGCGGGGGCAGCACTCAACAAGGAAATGATAGAAGAAAGCTTTTAA
- a CDS encoding aminopeptidase — MKKSVFSTLMLALATFATAQTVTNKEGSNYKFTVVKDIEATWVGNQNRSSTCWSYSSLSFFESELMRMGKGTVKLAPMYVARKAYADKVVKYVRMHGSIALAPGGAFHDAMYVWKNYGIVPLSADKSAAATGDSTPVHGELDAMMKAMADVVIQAKNNKKPSNVWQEAINGVLDAYFGAEPTEFTYNGKKYTPKTFAESLGINMDDYVAITSFNHHPFYSQFALEVPDNWMWGNFHNIPVEDMKQVLDNALTNGYGVAWAADVSEKGFSWKNGIAIVPADAEWTQKPAAEMEKAFTEPVAQLTITDSLRRVAFDSYETEDDHGMHLTGILKDQNGNVYYKVKNSWGTKTNDCGGFLYASQQYVLYKTTNILVHKNAIPDAIAKKMGIKK; from the coding sequence ATGAAAAAATCAGTATTTTCTACATTAATGCTTGCCTTGGCCACGTTTGCAACAGCGCAAACCGTTACCAACAAAGAAGGCAGCAACTATAAGTTTACCGTAGTTAAAGACATTGAAGCTACTTGGGTAGGCAACCAAAACCGCTCAAGCACTTGCTGGAGCTACTCTTCGCTATCGTTTTTTGAAAGCGAATTGATGCGTATGGGCAAAGGCACAGTAAAACTGGCTCCTATGTATGTTGCACGTAAAGCTTACGCAGATAAAGTAGTTAAATATGTTCGTATGCACGGCTCTATTGCCCTTGCACCGGGCGGTGCGTTTCACGATGCGATGTATGTTTGGAAAAACTACGGCATTGTGCCCCTTAGTGCAGATAAAAGTGCTGCTGCCACAGGAGATTCTACACCTGTACACGGCGAATTAGATGCCATGATGAAAGCAATGGCCGATGTAGTTATACAGGCTAAAAACAACAAAAAGCCCAGTAATGTATGGCAAGAAGCCATTAACGGCGTACTGGACGCTTACTTTGGAGCAGAGCCAACTGAATTTACTTACAACGGCAAAAAATACACCCCTAAAACATTTGCTGAATCATTGGGTATAAACATGGATGATTACGTGGCGATTACTTCGTTCAACCACCACCCTTTTTATAGCCAGTTTGCTCTTGAAGTTCCCGATAACTGGATGTGGGGCAATTTTCACAACATACCTGTGGAAGACATGAAACAAGTATTGGACAACGCACTTACCAACGGATACGGGGTTGCTTGGGCTGCTGATGTTAGCGAAAAGGGATTTAGCTGGAAAAACGGTATCGCCATCGTTCCTGCTGATGCTGAATGGACACAGAAGCCGGCCGCAGAAATGGAAAAGGCATTTACTGAGCCTGTTGCACAACTTACCATTACTGACAGTCTGCGCCGTGTTGCTTTTGATAGCTACGAAACCGAAGACGACCACGGGATGCACCTTACTGGTATTTTGAAAGACCAAAACGGTAACGTGTATTATAAGGTAAAAAACTCTTGGGGCACTAAAACCAATGATTGTGGCGGATTTTTGTATGCCTCACAACAATATGTGTTGTATAAAACCACCAACATCTTGGTTCATAAAAATGCTATCCCCGATGCTATAGCAAAGAAGATGGGCATTAAGAAGTAG